The Salvia splendens isolate huo1 chromosome 21, SspV2, whole genome shotgun sequence genome includes a window with the following:
- the LOC121783667 gene encoding protein ENHANCED DISEASE RESISTANCE 2-like — protein sequence MCSTKHKQKHQNSHNHPRTSPSTTAAATGEDWRDEAITTGSLKHVDLNTGSNGWGSPPGDLFSVRGPNYLTKKGKNPAGEWLMNPAGVDWLRSSGKLDHVLARPDNRVMNALRASRCEKSSKTFVIAINLQVPGREHHSAVFYFSSKVDEPIGSNSLLYQFINGSDAFRSSRFKIVNKIVKGPWIVKTTVGNYSACLLGKALNCYYHRGPNYLEIDVDIGSSAIASAILKLALGCVTAVTVDMGFLVEGQKEEELPERLFGAVRICQMEMSSATFVESAIATSKVLPMSSGGESENEDD from the coding sequence ATGTGCTCTACAAAGCACAAGCAGAAGCACCAAAACAGCCATAATCACCCCCGCACCTCCCCCTCCACTACGGCTGCCGCCACCGGGGAGGATTGGAGGGATGAGGCCATCACCACCGGATCGCTGAAGCACGTCGACCTCAACACCGGATCCAACGGCTGGGGGTCGCCGCCAGGGGACCTATTCTCCGTCCGCGGCCCGAATTACCTGACGAAGAAGGGCAAGAACCCCGCCGGCGAGTGGCTGATGAATCCGGCCGGCGTCGACTGGCTCAGATCCAGCGGCAAACTCGATCACGTCCTGGCGCGGCCGGACAACCGCGTGATGAACGCGCTGCGCGCCTCGAGGTGCGAGAAATCGTCGAAGACGTTCGTCATCGCGATCAATCTCCAAGTCCCAGGGCGCGAGCATCACTCGGCGGTTTTCTACTTTTCCAGCAAGGTCGACGAGCCGATTGGGTCGAATTCGCTGCTGTATCAGTTCATCAACGGCTCCGACGCCTTCCGCAGCAGTCGATTTAAGATTGTGAATAAAATCGTGAAAGGTCCGTGGATTGTGAAAACGACGGTGGGGAATTACTCGGCGTGTTTGTTAGGGAAGGCGTTGAATTGCTACTACCACCGCGGACCTAATTATTTGGAAATCGATGTCGATATCGGTAGCTCCGCCATCGCCTCCGCGATTTTGAAGCTGGCGTTGGGTTGCGTGACGGCGGTGACAGTGGATATGGGGTTTCTGGTTGAGGGGCAAAAGGAGGAAGAGCTGCCTGAGCGGTTATTCGGTGCCGTGAGGATTTGTCAAATGGAGATGAGCTCAGCCACGTTTGTTGAGAGCGCAATCGCAACAAGCAAGGTTTTGCCGATGAGTAGTGGCGGTGAAAGCGAAAATGAGGATGATTAA